Proteins encoded within one genomic window of Pristiophorus japonicus isolate sPriJap1 chromosome 11, sPriJap1.hap1, whole genome shotgun sequence:
- the LOC139275568 gene encoding proteoglycan 4-like gives MRTRARADTTPTRPRRAQADTTPASPSGHEPERTRPRPDPGEPERTRPDPTPASPSGHDPDPASPSGHDPDPGEPERTRPRRARADTTQTPASPSGPNPGEPERTRPRPRRARADTTRPWRARADTAPASPSGHDPGEPERTRPRADPDPGEPEPTRPRPWRARADTTPTPASPSGHDPGEPERTRPRRARADPTPASPSGHDPDPGEPEPTRPRRAQADTTPASPSGHEPERTRPRPDPGEPKRTRPRRAQADTSPSGHDPGEPERTRPDPTPASPSGHDLDPGEPERT, from the coding sequence ATGCGGACACGAGCCCGAGCGGacacgaccccgacccgaccccggcGAGCCCAAGCGGACACGACCCCGGCGAGCCCAAGCGGACACGAGCCCGAGCGGacacgaccccgacccgaccccggcGAGCCCGAGCGgacacgacccgacccgaccccggcgAGCCCGAGCGGACACGACCCCGACCCGGCGAGCCCGAGCGGACACGACCCCGACCCCGGCGAGCCCGAGCGGACACGACCCCGGCGAGCCCGAGCGGACACGACCCAGACCCCGGCGAGCCCGAGCGGACCCAACCCCGGCGAGCCCGAGCGGACACGACCCCGACCCCGGCGAGCCCGAGCGGACACGACCCGACCCTGGCGAGCCCGAGCGGACACGGCCCCGGCGAGCCCGAGCGGACACGACCCCGGCGAGCCCGAGCGGACACGACCCCGAGCCGACCCTGACCCCGGCGAGCCCGAGCCGACACGACCTCGACCCTGGCGAGCCCGAGCGGACACGACCCCGACCCCGGCGAGCCCGAGCGGACACGACCCCGGCGAGCCCGAGCGGACACGACCCCGGCGAGCCCGAGCCGACCCGACCCCGGCGAGCCCGAGCGGACACGACCCCGACCCGGGCGAGCCCGAGCCGACCCGACCCCGGCGAGCCCAAGCGGACACGACCCCGGCGAGCCCAAGCGGACACGAGCCCGAGCGGacacgaccccgacccgaccccggcGAGCCCAAGCGGACACGACCCCGGCGAGCCCAAGCGGACACGAGCCCGAGCGGACACGACCCCGGCGAGCCCGAGCGgacacgacccgacccgaccccggcgAGCCCGAGCGGACACGACCTCGACCCCGGCGAGCCCGAGCGGACATGA
- the LOC139275569 gene encoding uncharacterized protein, translating into MSRAAPTSASPSDPEPIRPDPGEPEPIRPDPGEPVLTPAPASPSRSDPDPGEPEPIRPDPGEHEPIRPDPDEPVLTPAPASPSRSDPGEPEPIRPDPGEHEPIRPDPDEPVLTPAPASPSGPEPSPGEPERTRPQPRRARADPTPASPSGHEPSPREPEPIRPQPRRARADPTPAPASPSGPDPSPGEPEPIRPRRARADTNPAPASPSRSDPSPGEPERTRPQPPRARADPTPAPASPSGHDPDPTPACPSRPDPDPGEPERTRPRRSRADPDPGEPERTRPRPRRARADTTPASPSGHDPERTRPRRARADTTPTLASPSGHGPGEPERTRPRRARADTTPSRP; encoded by the coding sequence ATGAGCCGAGCAGCCCCGACCTCGGCGAGTCCAAGCGACCCCGAGCCAATCCGACCCGACCCCGGCGAGCCCGAACCAATCCGACCCGACCCCGGCGAACCCGTGCTGACCCCAGCCCCGGCGAGCCCGAGCCGATCCGACCCCGACCCCGGCGAGCCCGAGCCAATCCGACCCGACCCCGGCGAGCACGAACCAATCCGACCCGACCCCGACGAACCCGTGCTGACCCCAGCCCCGGCGAGCCCGAGCCGATCCGACCCCGGCGAGCCCGAGCCAATCCGACCCGACCCCGGCGAGCACGAACCAATCCGACCCGACCCCGACGAACCCGTGCTGACCCCAGCCCCGGCGAGCCCGAGTGGACCCGAACCCAGCCCCGGCGAGCCCGAGCGGACCCGACCCCAGCCCCGGCGAGCCCGAGCCGATCCGACCCCGGCGAGCCCGAGCGGACACGAACCCAGCCCCCGCGAGCCCGAGCCGATCCGACCCCAGCCCCGGCGAGCCCGAGCGGACCCGACCCCAGCCCCCGCGAGCCCGAGCGGACCCGACCCCAGCCCCGGCGAGCCCGAGCCGATCCGACCCCGGCGAGCCCGAGCGGACACGAACCCAGCCCCCGCGAGCCCGAGCCGATCCGACCCCAGCCCCGGCGAGCCCGAGCGGACCCGACCCCAGCCCCCGCGAGCCCGAGCGGACCCGACCCCAGCCCCCGCGAGCCCGAGCGGacacgaccccgacccgaccccggcGTGCCCGAGCCGACCCGACCCTGACCCCGGCGAGCCCGAGCGGACACGACCCCGACGATCCCGAGCCGACCCTGACCCCGGCGAGCCCGAGCGGACACGACCCCGACCCCGGCGAGCCCGAGCGGACACGACCCCGGCGAGCCCGAGCGGACACGACCCCGAGCGGACACGACCCCGGCGAGCCCGAGCGGACACGACCCCGACCCTGGCGAGCCCGAGCGGACACGGCCCCGGCGAGCCCGAGCGGACACGACCCCGGCGAGCCCGAGCGGACACGACCCCGAGCCGACCCTGA